AAGAAGGGGATCCCCCCTCCTGTTTGGTAGATTATTTCAAGGCCAATGACTGGCTGTTGGTGCTGGACGAATCCCATGTGACAGTGCCCCAAATTCGCGGTATGTACAATGGCGACCGTGCCCGTAAACAGGTGCTGGTGGATCATGGCTTTCGCTTGCCTAGTGCCCTAGATAATCGTCCCCTCAAGGCAGAAGAGTTTTGGGCAAAAGTCCATCAATGTGTGTTTGTTTCTGCCACTCCCGGCAACTGGGAATTAGAACAATCTGGAGCTTCCTTTGAAACTCTGACTGAGAATGGCAAAGAACTAATTCTTTATTTGCCCGGTAGTGGACGAGTCGTAGAACAGGTGATTCGGCCCACAGGCGTAGTGGATCCGGAGGTGCATGTGCGCCCCACCGCCGGACAGGTGGATGACTTGATGGGGGAAATTTATGAACGCCTAGAGCGCTCCCAAAAGGGCCCGGCGGAACGGGTGATTGTGACCACCCTAACCAAACGCATGGCAGAAGACCTGACGGAATACCTGCAAGAACGGGGGATCCGCGTCCGCTATTTGCATTCCGAGATCACCTCGATTGAGCGCATCGAGATCTTACAAGATTTTCGGGAAGGGGCCTTTGACGTATTGGTAGGGGTCAACCTGCTGAGAGAAGGGTTGGATCTGCCGGAAGTATCTTTGGTCGCGATTTTGGATGCGGATAAAGAAGGGTTTTTGCGGGCAGAACGATCCCTGATTCAGATGATCGGGCGGGCAGCCCGAAATATTCGGGGAATGGTGGTGATGTATGCCGACAATATGACCGGCAGTATGGCCCGAGCAATTGCGGAAACGGAACGGCGGCGGGAAATTCAGTTGGAATATAACCGAAAAAATAACATCACCCCCCAGCCAATCATCAAAAAATCCAGCAATGCCATCCTGTCCTTTCTGGCCATCTCCCGCAAACTCAGCGATCAAGATCTGGAGAAAGCCTTCCAAGATTCAGAAGAGATCCCTCTCTCGGAAATTCCGGAGTTAATTAGCCAACTGGAGCTGAAAATGAAAACAGCCGCTAAAAACCTGGAATTTGAAGAAGCCGCCCAACTACGAGACAAGATCAAAAAACTGCGCCAACGACTTCTAGGCAACCATCAGGGCACTTAGAATCCCTCCCAGACCGGCAAACATGGGGAGTTCCTTGTGCCACCATGAGCTTACAGAGCAGCATCCCAGGGATCCCCAATCATGATGGGCGTTCGCGTCAAACAAGCCATCTCAGCTCTTCTGGTCGGGTTGATGGTTGGGATTTGCCTCTGGTTCATTCCTGTTGCCGCCGTTGCTTCATCCTCCGGGATCCCTTTGGCCCAAGCTCTTGATTTTCGGGATCCCAACTTTTTTCTGACCAACCCTAGCCCTACGCCGGCTGAAGCACCTACTCCCGAGGGATC
The sequence above is a segment of the Synechococcus sp. Nb3U1 genome. Coding sequences within it:
- the uvrB gene encoding excinuclease ABC subunit UvrB — encoded protein: MSEFQLVSSYQPTGDQPKAIAGLVDSIAAGHRFQTLLGATGTGKTFTIAHTIQQVGKPTLVMAHNKTLAAQLCNELRELFPYNAVEYFISYYDYYQPEAYVPSTDTYIAKSSSINDEIDMLRHSATRSLFERRDVIVVASVSCIYGLGMPEEYLNASIPFKVGQELNQRDLLRDLASVQYERNDLDLIRGRFRLKGDVLEIVPAYEDRVIRIEFFGDEIDAIRLVDPVTGEILNSLSALRVYPARHFVTPEEQLEQALIDIEQELEDQLALFQKEGKLLEAQRLEQRTRYDLEMLREVGYCNGVENYSRHLTGRKEGDPPSCLVDYFKANDWLLVLDESHVTVPQIRGMYNGDRARKQVLVDHGFRLPSALDNRPLKAEEFWAKVHQCVFVSATPGNWELEQSGASFETLTENGKELILYLPGSGRVVEQVIRPTGVVDPEVHVRPTAGQVDDLMGEIYERLERSQKGPAERVIVTTLTKRMAEDLTEYLQERGIRVRYLHSEITSIERIEILQDFREGAFDVLVGVNLLREGLDLPEVSLVAILDADKEGFLRAERSLIQMIGRAARNIRGMVVMYADNMTGSMARAIAETERRREIQLEYNRKNNITPQPIIKKSSNAILSFLAISRKLSDQDLEKAFQDSEEIPLSEIPELISQLELKMKTAAKNLEFEEAAQLRDKIKKLRQRLLGNHQGT